DNA sequence from the Arthrobacter sp. V1I9 genome:
GACCCCCTGGACGGCAACACGCTGGCCGCCGGCCTGGTGAAGGACCACCCGGGCGACCACGAGGACGAGCGCTACTCGATCTAGTACCGCCTGAATCTAGTTCTTCCCGATTCGACGGTTCCCCGCGGGTTCGACGTTTCCCAACGTCGATCCTGCAGGGAATCGTCGAATCGGCTGTTTAAGTGAGAGATTTACGTTAGTGCGCACCGGCGAAGTGGGAGGCCAGGCATGGAGACCATCAACAGCAAGCTGCTCAACTGGGCTTCGATCCTGGACCCCCTAACGCGGGAACAGGCCGTGATGACTGCCGAGCTGCCGTTCATCTATCCGCACCTGGCGCTGATGCCTGACGCGCACCTGGGCAAGGGCGCCACCGTGGGCTCGGTCATTCCCACATTGCGCGCAATCATTCCCGCGGCCGTGGGCGTGGACATCGGCTGCGGCATGATTGCCGTGCGGACCCAGTACTCGCTGACGGACCTGCCGAAGGACCGGCGGCGGCTCCGCGAGGACATCGAGCGTGTGGTTCCGCTGTCCGCCGGGCACAACAATAAAAAAGTGTTGCCCACGGCGGAGCCCCGGATCGCGGAGCTGAAGCAACTCGCGGCGAAGGCCGGTTTCAACCCGGCCCAGTACGTGGCAAAGTGGGAGCTGCAGCTGGGGTCCCTGGGCTCGGGCAACCACTTCATCGAGGTCTGCGCGGACGAAAACGACGACGTCTGGCTGTTCCTGCACTCCGGCTCACGCGGCGTGGGCAACAAGATCGCCCAGCACCACATCGGCGTCGCCCAGCACGTGTCCCGGAAGCACCAGATCCGCCTGCCGCACCCGGACCTCGCCTACCTGGACGAGGGGACGCCGCAGTTCGACCGGTACATCGCTGAGCTGCGCTGGGCCCAGCACTTCGCGCTGCTGAACCGCGAGGAAATGATGGACCGCGTCAGCACACAGTTCGGCCATTGGGTGGGCGGTCCGGTGCACGAACGGGAGCGCATCAACTGTCACCACAACTTCACCCAGCAGGAGACGCATTACGGCAAATCCTTGTGGGTGTCGCGGAAGGGCGCCATCAAAGCCGCGCCGGGCGATCCCGGACTGATCCCCGGTTCCATGGGAACGGCGTCGTACGTGGTGGAAGGACGGGGCAACCGCGAATCCCTGAACTCCTCGCCGCACGGTGCAGGCAGGGAGTACTCCCGCAACGCCGCCCGCAGAACGTTCTCGCTGGAGGAGCTTAAGAAGGCCATGCGGGGCATCGAGTTCCGGGCCTCGGAGGCATTCATCGACGAAATCCCGGCAGCCTACAAATCGATTGACCAAGTGATGCAGGACGCCGCCGACCTCGTCACGGTCCGGCACAAGCTTCGGCAGCTGATCAACGTCAAGGGCAACTGAGGGGCTGGCGCTTCAGGACGCGCCGGCCGCCTGGGCTGCGGCGCGCGTGCGTGCATCCTTGAGCAACGCCTTGGCCTGGCCGGGGTCGTCGGCCGTGCCGCCGTCGGCATTCAACTCCAGTGCCCGGTCCAGGTCTTCGCGGCTCTTCAGGGGCCAGACGTGGACCTCGATGCCGGCTGCCTGCAGCTGTTCCACGTGCACCGGAGTGAGATGCTCAAACCCCGTGTAAAGCGTGCCCGCGCCCGTGACAATAAGGACATCCTCAAGTTCTTCCTGCTGCCGGCGAGTAGCTGCAAAGGCGCGGACAATGAATCCGCGGGGAACGGCCGGCAGGTGCAGTGCGAGGAGGAACAGTGCTTCCGGGAGGAAACTCGAAAACTTGATGCGGCCGATGTGGGCCGGATTCTGCGCGAGCAGTTCGGCCAGGGCCGGCACCGTGGACGGGTCCTTGATCTCCACCTGGAGCGTGACGTTCGTGAGCTCGAGGACTTCGGCGAAGGTCAGAACCGGCTGTCCCGACGCCAGCGGAACCTCGTGCACCTGGGCAAGTGTCAGCTCGGCGACAGGCATGCCCGCATTCAACCCTCCCGCTGCCAGCCGCTCAAGGGTTGGATCGTGAAGGACGATAGGGACGCCGTCGGCAGTGACGCGCACGTCAAGTTCAATTTCGTCAACACCTGCGGCCTCGGCCAGGAGAAACGACACCGCGCTGTTCTCGGGTGCCAGGGCCATGGCTCCCCGATGGCCGACGACCGCAAAGCCGGCATTACACGGGCGGGGCCGGGCGTAGTGGTTCGGAGAGTCAGTGGGCAACTGCAGAACAGGAAACACCTGGTTGTTGGTCACAACCAAAACCTAGGGAGGCAAGGTCAACCGGCAGGTGGAGCGACCTTAACGGGGGGAAAACATCCGGTCAAAAGCCCGGGCGCTTGAGGGACACACAAGGTGGCACGGGATCGTCAGCTCGGGTCGGGCTTCTGCTTAAGGGCTGCCCGCAGGAGATAGGTAGTCTGCCGGCTGCACTGTGTGAGCCGCCGAAGATGGACCGCCGCCAGCTGGGGCAGTGCAACGGCCGGGTCGGTGTCGCGGGTGTCGTTGCGGATGGCCTGCTCAAGGTTTAGCGCCATCCCCGCCAGCCGCTCCGCCCCGACCATCTGGCTTGAGGTTTTGAGGCTGAGCACTGCTTCCATGGCTCCCTTAAGGTCCCCGGTGGTCAGTGTTTGCCGCAGCCGCTCGGTCCGCTGGGGCAGGTGCGCGATGAAGTTCTGCACGAAGACCTTCCAGACTCCTTCATCGTCGTCCAACTCCTCGCGCAACCTCACCAGCACGGCAGGATCCAGGAGGGGTGCGAAGCCATCGCCCTCGCTCACGGTGGCCCCCCATGGGCAGCACCCGTGCCGGGACTCCGCCAACCATGCAACCGTCGCCTGCAAAACCCGATACCCATGACGCACCCCTGAAGGTCGTAAACCGATGAGCCTCCCAGCAGGACTTTCTATGGACGCTACGGGGCGGCCGTTGCGGAGGCACGAGTAGTGAGTACTCGATTCTCTTAGGACGGGGAATCGGCAGTTCCAAGTGGCTGGCCCACCGTCGCCGGAATATGACGATAAATGAACTCGCGTGACCCCCCGTTTCCGCTTCATTGAACGGCTTTGGGCCACTCCCTATGGTGAAACAATGACTAGTTCCAAGCCCGGGATGACCCGCATCGTGGCAGGCGAAAGCGCGGTTCCCAAGCGCAAGCGTGCCATCGAGGCTGCCCTGGCTGTTGGCCTGGTCCTGCTGATCGTGGTGGGCGCGGTGGTGGCATCGACTGTTTCGCGTAACACCGAGGCGCTGGCTGTTGGACCCACGCCCGCTGCGGAACTGAAGCTCGGTTACTTCGGCAACGTCACGCACGCGGCCGCGCTGGTGGGCATCAAGGAAGGCTTCCTAGCCGAGGCCCTGGGCAGTACCGCCCTCAGCACCGAAACGTTCAACGCCGGGCCAGCGGCCATCGAGGCCTTGAATGCAGGCGCTATCGATGCCGCCTACATCGGCCCCAACCCGGCCATCAACTCCTTCGTGAAGAGCCAGGGCGAATCCGTCAGGATCGTGGCTGGCGCTGCTGCCGGCGGCGCCCAGCTGGTGGTCAAGCCCGAAATCAACTCTGCCGCAGACCTCAAGGGCAGGATTCTCGCCTCCCCGCAGCTTGGCGGCACCCAGGACGTTGCCCTTCGCGCCTGGCTTTCGGACCAGGGGTACAAAACCAACGTTGACGGCAGCGGCGACGTTGCCATCAATCCCACCGAAAACGCGCAGACGCTGAAGCTGTTCCAGGACGGAAAGCTCGACGGCGCGTGGCTGCCTGAGCCGTGGGCGTCCAGGCTGGTGCTCCAGGCCGGAGCGAAAGTGCTGGTGGATGAAAAGGACCTGTGGGACGGCAGCAGCACCGGTAAACCGGGCGAGTTCCCCACCACCGTCCTGATTGTGAACCAAAAATTCGCGGCCGACCACCCGGACACCGTGAAGGCGCTCCTGGCCGGCCATGTGAAGTCGGTCGCGTGGCTGAACGAAGCGCCTGCCGCACAGAAGGCCTCCGTCATCAACTCGGCCCTGCGGGAATCAGCCGGCGCAGCCCTGGCCGACGACGTGCTCGCACGGTCCCTGGCCAACATCACCTTCACCCTTGACCCGCTGGCCGGAAGCTACCCGCGGCTGCTGCAGGACGGAGTGGAGGCCGGCACCACCAAGCAGGCCGACATCAACGGACTCTTTGATCTTCGTCCGCTCAACGACGTCATCGCCACCGGCGGCGGCGCCAAACCTGTTTCAGCCGCCGGCCTCGGCCAGGACTGACTCCCTTTTCTTTCACCACCTACCTAAGGACGGCACCATGCCAGTCGTACTGGAACACCTGGGCAAGCGCTTTGGCGACGGCGCCCCGGTACTGGACGACGTCAACGCCGACATCGGCAAGGGTGAGTTCGTTGCCCCCCTCCTCGGTGCCTCCGGCTGCGGCAAGTCCACCCTGCTGAACATCATGGCGGGACTGGAGGCCCCGTCGTCGGGCGCGCTCGAAGTGCCCAGCGACGGTGCCGCCTTTATGTTCCAGGACGCCGCCCTGTTCCCTTGGCTCACGGCCCGGGAGAACATCGAGCTGGCACTGAAGCTCCGCGGCGTGGGCAAAGCCGAGCGCAAGGCCAAGGCGCAGGAGCTCCTCGAACTGGTGCACCTGGGTACGGCGGGGGACAAGCGCCCGCACGAACTGTCCGGCGGCATGCGCCAGCGCGTATCCCTGGCTAGGTCGCTGGCGCAGGACCGGCAGCTGCTCCTGATGGACGAGCCGTTCGCCGCCCTGGATGCCATCACGCGTGACCTGCTGCACGACGAGCTTGAGCGCATCTGGAAGGAAACCGGGCGCACCATCGTCTTCGTGACCCACAACGTCCGCGAGGCCGTGCGGCTGGGCCAGCGTGTGCTGCTGCTGTCCTCCCGCCCCGGCCGCGTTGTCCAGGAATGGGCCGTCACCGAGGAACACCGAACCGACGCCGGGCTCGCCGGCCAGCTGACCGGGGTCATCACCGCCCGGCTGCGTGAGGAGATTCGCCGCCATGCCAAGTAACCCCACACCCCTCGCCGAATCGGATCCGGTGGTTGAGCCCGTCGAAACCCGGCACATCCATGCTGCCCTGACCCGGTCTTCCACGGGGCGTGAGGACCTGCGGGAACTCGAATCCGGACTTGACTCCCTGCAGTCCGACTCCGACCGCAAACACCGGGTCGACTGGAGCCGGGTGCTCCTGCCGATCGCGGCCCTGGTCACCCTGGTCCTGATCTGGCAGTTCTATGTCTCGCTTGGGTTGAAGCGCCGTGACCAGGTACCCGGTCCCATCGATGTGCTCAACCAGATGGGAGTCCTTTGGAACGAGGGCAAACTGCAGGAAGCCGTGTGGACCTCCATGGAGCGGGGGCTGGTCGGCTTCATTATCAGCGTGGCCATCGCAACTCCGGTAGGCCTCCTGCTGGCCCAGGTGGCTCCGCTCCGCCGCGCTTTCGGGCCCCTGATTTCCGGCCTGCAGGTGCTGCCCTCGGTGGCCTGGGTACCGGCCGCCATCATTTGGTTTGGCCTTACCGACGCCACGGTGTACTTCGTGATCTTTATGGGCGCCATTCCGTCCATCATCAACGGGCTCATCTCGGGCGTTGACCAAATTCCGCCGCAGTACCGCCGGGTGGGCACCGTCCTGGGCGCGTCCCGGCTCCAGATGGCGCTGCAGATCATACTCCCCGCCGCGCTGCCCGGGTACCTGGGCGGCCTCAAGCAGGGCTGGGCCTTCTCCTGGCGCTCCCTCATGGCCGCGGAAATCATCGCCGTCGGTGGCACTATCGGCTTCGGCCTGGGCTCCCTGCTGGACCAGGGCCGGCAACTGTCGGACATGTCCGTGGTGATGGCGGCGATCCTGCTCATCCTCGCCGTCGGCATCCTGATTGAACTGCTGGTGTTCGCGCCGATCGAGAAGCGCCTCCTGCGCAGCCGCGGCCTGCTCGCCGGCAGCACCCGGTAGCCAGCGGCGGCCAGCCCCTTATAGAACCAACACCAAGAGCCCGACGGCGAGTCCCACCGTCGGGCTCTGCTGTACTTACCGACCCGTTTGCGTCACTTTTGGCACGTCCACCTGCCCTCGGCCCCGTAACGGCGCGGTCGGACTCCGGTGCCGGCAGCGAAAGTGACGCCTTTTGGTCGTCCAAGAAGTGGAGGCCTCTGACAGACTGGCCCAATGACCGTCAGCTTCGTGTGCCGTACCGAATCCGCATTGCCGCCGGAGAAACTCTTCGATCTGGCCCGCAGCATCGACCTGCACGTGGACTCGCAGGAGCGCAGCGGGGAGCGTGCAGTCGGAGGCGTGACCTCCGGGCTGATCGGCGAGGGGCAGGAAGTGACGTGGCGGGCGCGGCATTTCGGAATCCCCATCACCATGACCAGCGGCATCACAGAATTCACATTCCCATGCAGCTTCACGGACGAACAGATCCGGGGACCGTTCAAGTCCTTCCGCCACGTCCACGAGTTCGAGGGCACTGGCACCGGCAGCATCATGACCGATCGGGTGGAGTTCGCCGCCCCGTTCGGCCTCCTGGGCCGAGTGGCTGAACGGTTGGTCCTGCACCGGTACCTACACCGGCTCATCCGGGACCGCGGCCACTTCCTCGCCAGCATCAGCGGACACACCGGGGCGCCTTGACGCGGCTCGCTGCAGACTCAGCCACCAGCGCCCCGGGCCGTCGTCGCTGTGAACCGCGGCGGAGGCCCGCGACGGCCAAGCCTTGTGTGACGCAGCGTTACCTTACGTGAACTGGTGTTGCTCGGCCTTTGTGGGCCATTGTGACGCGGCCCTACCGTTGATTCATGGCAATTCAGGATATTTACCCCACAGCGCTGCGGCTGCTCGGCCGCCCCGTGCTGGTGGTGGGCGGCGGCCCCGTGGCTGCCCGCCGCGCCAAGGGCCTGCTTGACGCCGGTGCCCGGGTCACCGTCGTAGCCCCGGTTGCCTCTGACGCGCTTCAGGAACTGGCCGACGCCGGCCTCCTCATCTGGGAGCCCCGCACCTACTCTTCCTCCGACGTGGACGGCGTCTGGTTCGTTCAGACCGCCACGGGAGACCCAAAGGTTGACGCCCAGGTCTCCGACGATGCCGAGGCCCAGCGGATCTGGTGCGTCAACGCTTCCGACCATGAAGCCTCCGCCGCCTGGACCCCAGCCGTCGCCGAGGTGGACGACGTCAAAATTGCCGTGAACGCCGGGGGAGACCCGCGCCGCGCCATGGCCGTCAGGGACGCAGTCGCCACAGCGCTCGAAACCGGCGACCTGCCGCTGCGCCGCCGCCGGGCCTCCGGGGGAAGCGTGGCCCTGGTGGGCGGCGGGCCCGGCGACACCGGCCTCATCACCGTTCGCGGCCGCCGCCTCCTGGGCCAGGCCGACGTCGTGGTCGCAGACCGCCTCGGGCCGCGCGAACTCCTGAACGAGCTGGCCCCGGACGTGCACGTCATCGAGGTCGGCAAGACCCCGGGCCACCACCCCGTCCCGCAGGCAGAGATCAACCGCATCCTCGTCGAGGAAGCCCTCAAGGGCCACCGCGTGGTTCGGCTCAAGGGCGGCGACCCCTACGTCCTGGGCCGCGGCGGCGAGGAAGCCGAATACTGCCGGCAGCACGGCGTCGAGGTTGAAGTGGTTTCCGGCGTCACGTCCGCGATCTCCGTTCCCGCCGCCGCCGGCATTCCCGTCACACACCGCGGCCTGGCCAAGGGCTTCAGCGTGGTGACAGGGCACGAGGAACTGTCCGAAGTTCCGGCCCGCCCGGACCACACCGTTGTCCTGCTGATGGGCGTGGGCCAGCTGCGCGAATCGGCGTCCGCTCTGGGCAAAGCCGGTCTCGCTGGCGACACCCCGGTTGGTATTGTGGAAAACGGCTATTTGCCGAACCAGCGCGTCACCATCGGTACCCTCGGTTCCATCGCGGACCAGGCGGAAGCCGCCGGCGTCGCAAATCCCGCAGTGATTGTCATCGGTGACGTGGTGCGCGTCAGCCCCTTCGCGCCGTCGCACTTCAAAACCGCTGACTACAGCACCATCACCCCCAACAGCCCCCGCAAGACCCGAAGCACCAGCACCACCCCGGACAAGCCCCGCGTCCTCACCACCTAGCACCCACCCAACCAGCTCGCAGTAGATGTCGTTATGAGCCGTCAAAAAGTACATTTACTGCCAGCCAGTTGGGACGGACCGAAGAAAAGGAACACAGCCGTGTCATCAAGCACCACCGTAGGTTCTGCCGAACGTCCGCTGCGCGTCGCCGTTGTGGGCTCCGGCCCGGCAGGCGTCTACGCCGCGGACATCCTCACCAAGAGCGAAGCCGTCAAGAGCGGCGAGCTGACTGTCAGCATCGACCTCTTTGACCGCTACCCGGCACCCTACGGCCTGATCCGCTACGGCGTGGCCCCGGACCACCCCCGCATCAAGGGCATCGTCAACGCCCTGCACAAGGTGCTGGACCGCGGCGACATCCGCTTCTTCGGCAACGTGGACTACGGCACGGACCTCACCATCGAGGACCTCCGCACCCACTACGACGCCGTCATCTTCGCCACCGGCGCCATCAAGGACGCGGACCTGAACATCCCCGGCATCGAGCTGGACGGCTCCTACGGCGGCGCGGACTTCGTCTCCTGGTACGACGGCCATCCCGATGTTCCCCGCGAGTGGCCGCTGGAGGCCAAGGAAATCGCTGTGATCGGCAACGGCAACGTGGCCCTGGACGTGGCCCGTGTCCTGTCCAAGCACGCTGATGACCTGCTGGTCTCCGAAATCCCGGACAACGTCTACGCAGGCCTGAAGGCCTCACCGGTCACGGACGTGCACGTCTTCGGCCGCCGCGGCCCGGCCCAGGTCAAGTTCACCCCGCTGGAGCTGCGCGAGCTGTCCCACTCCAAGGACGTGGACATCATCCTGTACCCGGAGGACTTCGAGTTCGACGAAGAATCCGACCGCCAGATCCAGACGAACAACCAGACCAAGACCATGGTGGGCACGCTCACCAACTGGATCGCCGAGCAGCCCGAGGACCTTTCCGAGCTGAAGGCCTCCCGCCGCCTGCACCTGCACTTCCTGCACAGCCCGGTGGAGATTTACGACGACGCCGAGACGCCGGGCAAGGTTGCCGGCATCAAGTTCGAGCGCACCGAGCTGGACGGCACGGGCAACGCCCGCGGCACCGGCGAGTTCGTGGACTACCCGGTGCAGGCCGTCTACCGCGCCATCGGCTACTTCGGTTCAGCCCTGCCGGACGTTGAGTTCGACCACAAGAAGGGCGTGGTAACGAACGACGGCGGCCGGGTCCTGGACGCCGCAGGCCAGCACGTGCCGGGCATCTACGCAACTGGCTGGATCAAGCGCGGACCGGTCGGCCTGATCGGCCACACCAAGGGTGACGCCCTCGAGACGGTCACCTACCTGCTGGAGGACCGCGAAAACCTGCCGGTCGCCGCCGCGCCCGAGGCGGAGGCCGTCGTCGACCTCCTCGACGCCCGTGGCGTGAAGTTCACTAGCTGGGAAGGCTGGCTGGCGCTGGACGCCCACGAGCTCGCCCTCGGTGCAGCCGCCACGGAGGCCGGCGGTTCACACGGCGTCGAGGTCAAGCGTGAGCGCATCAAGGTAGTGCCGCGCGAGGACATGGTTGCCATCTCCCGCGACGGCGTCACTGCGCAGGTCTAGCCGTTTAGCTTCAGAGTGGGGCCACGTGCCGTCCAGCCCGGTTTGGGTTTTGGGCGGCACATGGGCCCCACTGCTTTAAGTACCGGTCACTTAGCCCGGATGCGCTACTTCCCGGCCCCGCCCACCGCCATCAGCTCCAGGCGCTGGAGGGTCTCGCGGTTCCGCACCGTGATCATCGGGTCCCGCATGATCTTGGGCACCTTCCTGCCCGGACCGCGGATGGCGTCCTCGGAAATGGTGACAAGGCATTGCCCGCCCTGGTCCTGAAGTGTGATGGCCACCTTGGCTTCGCCCATCGGCCAGCCGCGAGCCACCAGTTCCAGGGACTTTCCCGGTTCGACGGCGGTCACCCTGGTGCTGTCGTTGATCACCAGCGGCCAGGCGCCTACGGAGTGATGAAGGCGGGATCCGACCTGCGGCCAGGTGTCGTCAACGGCGCGGATCCGGGAGGCGCCCACTACCCAGCCGGAGTACAGCCAGCCATCGGCAATCACCCGCCAGACGTCAGCGGCAGGGGTGTTGAACAGCTGGGACACGGTGGACATGGTGTTCCTTTCTGAGGTGGCTGGGCTGGTGTGGCTCCCCGCCGGAGCGGGGTGGGCGGCATAATGCGCGACGGCGGGTGGTGCCGGTCGCTGTGCCGTCCGGTAGGAGCGCTCCCGCAGGCGGCGTGTCCAGTCGTAGGTCTGTGCACCCGGCGGTTGGTTCTCGAGGGGATTGAAACGGAGGGGAGGGTCAGCCGGTACCGGGGCGGCCCGCAGCCGCAGTTCCCCGCACTGCCGCCACTGCCCGGTGGGCTTGGCCCAATACAGCCCCAGTACCCACTCGCCGGCCGTGACGGACCCCGCCTGCAGGCTTATGGTCCGAAGCCCCAGGAGCACGGGACCCGTCCGGCCGCGGTAGGGCATCAGCGTGGTGAAGGGTGCTGATGCCGCGTCGAGCTTGGGCTGGAGCAGAAACCTCCCGGGAAGCTGCCAGCCGGTGGAAGCAAACAGCACGTCCGCT
Encoded proteins:
- a CDS encoding RtcB family protein, with the protein product METINSKLLNWASILDPLTREQAVMTAELPFIYPHLALMPDAHLGKGATVGSVIPTLRAIIPAAVGVDIGCGMIAVRTQYSLTDLPKDRRRLREDIERVVPLSAGHNNKKVLPTAEPRIAELKQLAAKAGFNPAQYVAKWELQLGSLGSGNHFIEVCADENDDVWLFLHSGSRGVGNKIAQHHIGVAQHVSRKHQIRLPHPDLAYLDEGTPQFDRYIAELRWAQHFALLNREEMMDRVSTQFGHWVGGPVHERERINCHHNFTQQETHYGKSLWVSRKGAIKAAPGDPGLIPGSMGTASYVVEGRGNRESLNSSPHGAGREYSRNAARRTFSLEELKKAMRGIEFRASEAFIDEIPAAYKSIDQVMQDAADLVTVRHKLRQLINVKGN
- the cobA gene encoding uroporphyrinogen-III C-methyltransferase, producing the protein MAIQDIYPTALRLLGRPVLVVGGGPVAARRAKGLLDAGARVTVVAPVASDALQELADAGLLIWEPRTYSSSDVDGVWFVQTATGDPKVDAQVSDDAEAQRIWCVNASDHEASAAWTPAVAEVDDVKIAVNAGGDPRRAMAVRDAVATALETGDLPLRRRRASGGSVALVGGGPGDTGLITVRGRRLLGQADVVVADRLGPRELLNELAPDVHVIEVGKTPGHHPVPQAEINRILVEEALKGHRVVRLKGGDPYVLGRGGEEAEYCRQHGVEVEVVSGVTSAISVPAAAGIPVTHRGLAKGFSVVTGHEELSEVPARPDHTVVLLMGVGQLRESASALGKAGLAGDTPVGIVENGYLPNQRVTIGTLGSIADQAEAAGVANPAVIVIGDVVRVSPFAPSHFKTADYSTITPNSPRKTRSTSTTPDKPRVLTT
- a CDS encoding glycerophosphodiester phosphodiesterase, with translation MTNNQVFPVLQLPTDSPNHYARPRPCNAGFAVVGHRGAMALAPENSAVSFLLAEAAGVDEIELDVRVTADGVPIVLHDPTLERLAAGGLNAGMPVAELTLAQVHEVPLASGQPVLTFAEVLELTNVTLQVEIKDPSTVPALAELLAQNPAHIGRIKFSSFLPEALFLLALHLPAVPRGFIVRAFAATRRQQEELEDVLIVTGAGTLYTGFEHLTPVHVEQLQAAGIEVHVWPLKSREDLDRALELNADGGTADDPGQAKALLKDARTRAAAQAAGAS
- a CDS encoding SRPBCC family protein; the encoded protein is MTHFVREQAAHGGAARDVVPGVTETAGRAFAALFRLLKVARPDRPIHPKGIGLAGQLTRTGNLGEPSGLDWLDSSGIDTVAARFSRSAGLPEGLPDVLGLALRVTPSSGGALAKADDGGPGTNAGDGGAADVLFASTGWQLPGRFLLQPKLDAASAPFTTLMPYRGRTGPVLLGLRTISLQAGSVTAGEWVLGLYWAKPTGQWRQCGELRLRAAPVPADPPLRFNPLENQPPGAQTYDWTRRLRERSYRTAQRPAPPAVAHYAAHPAPAGSHTSPATSERNTMSTVSQLFNTPAADVWRVIADGWLYSGWVVGASRIRAVDDTWPQVGSRLHHSVGAWPLVINDSTRVTAVEPGKSLELVARGWPMGEAKVAITLQDQGGQCLVTISEDAIRGPGRKVPKIMRDPMITVRNRETLQRLELMAVGGAGK
- a CDS encoding Hpt domain-containing protein, whose amino-acid sequence is MSEGDGFAPLLDPAVLVRLREELDDDEGVWKVFVQNFIAHLPQRTERLRQTLTTGDLKGAMEAVLSLKTSSQMVGAERLAGMALNLEQAIRNDTRDTDPAVALPQLAAVHLRRLTQCSRQTTYLLRAALKQKPDPS
- a CDS encoding SRPBCC family protein; translated protein: MTVSFVCRTESALPPEKLFDLARSIDLHVDSQERSGERAVGGVTSGLIGEGQEVTWRARHFGIPITMTSGITEFTFPCSFTDEQIRGPFKSFRHVHEFEGTGTGSIMTDRVEFAAPFGLLGRVAERLVLHRYLHRLIRDRGHFLASISGHTGAP
- a CDS encoding FAD-dependent oxidoreductase: MSSSTTVGSAERPLRVAVVGSGPAGVYAADILTKSEAVKSGELTVSIDLFDRYPAPYGLIRYGVAPDHPRIKGIVNALHKVLDRGDIRFFGNVDYGTDLTIEDLRTHYDAVIFATGAIKDADLNIPGIELDGSYGGADFVSWYDGHPDVPREWPLEAKEIAVIGNGNVALDVARVLSKHADDLLVSEIPDNVYAGLKASPVTDVHVFGRRGPAQVKFTPLELRELSHSKDVDIILYPEDFEFDEESDRQIQTNNQTKTMVGTLTNWIAEQPEDLSELKASRRLHLHFLHSPVEIYDDAETPGKVAGIKFERTELDGTGNARGTGEFVDYPVQAVYRAIGYFGSALPDVEFDHKKGVVTNDGGRVLDAAGQHVPGIYATGWIKRGPVGLIGHTKGDALETVTYLLEDRENLPVAAAPEAEAVVDLLDARGVKFTSWEGWLALDAHELALGAAATEAGGSHGVEVKRERIKVVPREDMVAISRDGVTAQV
- a CDS encoding ABC transporter substrate-binding protein, which encodes MTRIVAGESAVPKRKRAIEAALAVGLVLLIVVGAVVASTVSRNTEALAVGPTPAAELKLGYFGNVTHAAALVGIKEGFLAEALGSTALSTETFNAGPAAIEALNAGAIDAAYIGPNPAINSFVKSQGESVRIVAGAAAGGAQLVVKPEINSAADLKGRILASPQLGGTQDVALRAWLSDQGYKTNVDGSGDVAINPTENAQTLKLFQDGKLDGAWLPEPWASRLVLQAGAKVLVDEKDLWDGSSTGKPGEFPTTVLIVNQKFAADHPDTVKALLAGHVKSVAWLNEAPAAQKASVINSALRESAGAALADDVLARSLANITFTLDPLAGSYPRLLQDGVEAGTTKQADINGLFDLRPLNDVIATGGGAKPVSAAGLGQD
- a CDS encoding ABC transporter ATP-binding protein — translated: MPVVLEHLGKRFGDGAPVLDDVNADIGKGEFVAPLLGASGCGKSTLLNIMAGLEAPSSGALEVPSDGAAFMFQDAALFPWLTARENIELALKLRGVGKAERKAKAQELLELVHLGTAGDKRPHELSGGMRQRVSLARSLAQDRQLLLMDEPFAALDAITRDLLHDELERIWKETGRTIVFVTHNVREAVRLGQRVLLLSSRPGRVVQEWAVTEEHRTDAGLAGQLTGVITARLREEIRRHAK
- a CDS encoding ABC transporter permease; this encodes MPSNPTPLAESDPVVEPVETRHIHAALTRSSTGREDLRELESGLDSLQSDSDRKHRVDWSRVLLPIAALVTLVLIWQFYVSLGLKRRDQVPGPIDVLNQMGVLWNEGKLQEAVWTSMERGLVGFIISVAIATPVGLLLAQVAPLRRAFGPLISGLQVLPSVAWVPAAIIWFGLTDATVYFVIFMGAIPSIINGLISGVDQIPPQYRRVGTVLGASRLQMALQIILPAALPGYLGGLKQGWAFSWRSLMAAEIIAVGGTIGFGLGSLLDQGRQLSDMSVVMAAILLILAVGILIELLVFAPIEKRLLRSRGLLAGSTR